A part of Streptomyces sp. NBC_01210 genomic DNA contains:
- the ku gene encoding non-homologous end joining protein Ku, translating to MPRPVWSGAISFGLVTIPIKVLPATENRSISFHQYHLEDEGRIRTRKVCEIDGKQLSNDEIGRGYEVSKDTIVEVTDEDLDSMPLPTAKAIEIVAFVPANSIDPVRIGDSYYLAADGAVAAKPYVLLRKALERSAKVAVAKFAWHNRERLGLLRIKEDAIVLHSMRWPDEIRDPAALTPKTVDLEDSEVDAAIQLMETMAADDISGYTDHYRAALEEVIAAKAAGKTPPKAEGEPEPAGQVVDLMAALNASVQAAKESRGESGDHATVHDMPKKRAAKKAAATKSTAAAKKTATKKATAKKNTGRKPKSA from the coding sequence ATGCCGAGGCCGGTATGGAGCGGTGCGATCTCGTTCGGCCTGGTCACGATCCCTATCAAGGTGCTGCCGGCCACCGAGAACCGATCGATCAGCTTCCACCAGTACCACCTGGAGGACGAGGGCCGGATCCGCACCCGCAAGGTGTGCGAGATCGACGGCAAACAGCTGAGCAACGACGAGATCGGCAGAGGCTACGAGGTCTCGAAGGACACCATCGTCGAGGTCACTGATGAGGACCTGGACAGCATGCCGCTGCCGACGGCGAAGGCCATCGAGATCGTCGCGTTCGTGCCCGCCAACAGTATCGACCCGGTACGCATCGGCGACTCGTACTACCTCGCTGCCGACGGAGCCGTCGCCGCCAAGCCCTACGTACTGCTGCGCAAGGCCCTGGAACGCAGCGCGAAGGTCGCCGTCGCCAAGTTCGCCTGGCACAACCGAGAGCGTCTCGGACTCCTGCGGATCAAGGAGGACGCGATCGTCCTGCACTCCATGAGATGGCCCGACGAGATCCGCGACCCGGCCGCGCTCACGCCCAAGACGGTCGACCTGGAAGACTCCGAGGTCGACGCCGCGATCCAGCTCATGGAAACCATGGCGGCCGACGACATCTCCGGCTACACCGACCACTACCGCGCAGCACTCGAAGAAGTCATCGCCGCCAAGGCCGCAGGCAAGACCCCGCCCAAGGCGGAGGGCGAGCCGGAGCCCGCGGGGCAGGTCGTCGACCTCATGGCCGCGCTCAACGCCTCCGTCCAAGCAGCGAAGGAATCCCGCGGGGAGAGCGGCGATCACGCCACCGTCCACGACATGCCCAAGAAACGCGCCGCGAAGAAGGCGGCGGCCACGAAGAGCACGGCCGCCGCCAAGAAGACCGCGACCAAGAAGGCGACCGCGAAGAAGAACACCGGCAGGAAGCCGAAGAGTGCCTAG
- a CDS encoding VOC family protein: MNADERNLLARGRVATRLPAQDLDRARRFYSEQLGLEPVDERPGGLLYRCGGVEFALFMSTGASAGTFTQMGWQVDDIEAAVADLKQRGVVFEEVEVRGFRTRDGIAEIDGNYPSKGARGERAAWFRDSEGNLLGVGELVF, from the coding sequence ATGAACGCAGACGAGAGGAACCTTCTGGCCCGGGGACGCGTGGCGACCAGGCTTCCCGCACAGGACCTGGACCGGGCACGGCGTTTCTACTCCGAGCAGCTCGGTCTGGAACCCGTCGATGAGCGGCCCGGCGGGCTGTTGTACCGGTGTGGGGGTGTGGAGTTCGCGCTGTTCATGTCGACGGGAGCCTCTGCCGGCACCTTCACTCAGATGGGGTGGCAGGTCGACGACATCGAGGCAGCCGTGGCGGACCTCAAGCAGCGCGGCGTGGTGTTCGAGGAGGTCGAAGTGCGTGGGTTCCGGACGAGGGACGGGATCGCGGAGATCGACGGGAACTATCCGAGCAAGGGCGCGCGGGGTGAACGCGCCGCCTGGTTCCGCGACAGTGAGGGGAACTTGCTGGGTGTCGGCGAGCTGGTCTTCTGA
- a CDS encoding IS110 family transposase: MAAIWAGIDAGKSHHHCVAIDESGRRLLSRRVAHDEPELLALLADVLALGDEVTWGIDLADGGAALAIAILLNHDQPVLYLSGRAIHRASEGYRGEGKTDAKDAAVIADQARIRRDLHPLRAGDETVTDLKILTGRRRDLVADRTRTVNRLRAQLTGIFPGLERALDLTNTGPLILLTGYQTPAALRRIGRKRLETWLRNRKAHRADQLAETAFEAAERQHTSLPGERLTARMVHTLAAEVMGLNQQVAEIDKLIEARFREHHDFEVITSMPGLGVILGAEFLAATGGDMSVFGTPDRLAGFGGVAPAPRDSGKISGNLRRPQRYNRRLQRVFYTSALFSIRRCEESRRFYDRKRAEGKRHTQAVLALARRRVNVLWALLRDGRCYELTPPTALAA, from the coding sequence ATGGCCGCGATCTGGGCCGGCATCGACGCAGGCAAGAGTCACCACCACTGCGTCGCGATCGACGAGAGCGGCCGTCGGCTGCTGTCCCGACGCGTCGCCCACGACGAACCCGAACTGCTCGCACTCCTCGCCGACGTCCTGGCCCTGGGCGACGAGGTGACCTGGGGCATCGACCTGGCCGACGGCGGAGCCGCCCTCGCCATCGCGATCCTCCTCAACCACGACCAACCGGTGCTCTACCTCTCCGGCCGGGCCATCCACCGCGCGTCCGAGGGCTACCGCGGCGAAGGCAAGACCGATGCCAAGGACGCCGCCGTCATCGCCGACCAGGCCCGTATCCGCCGCGACCTGCACCCCTTACGGGCTGGCGACGAGACCGTCACCGATCTGAAGATCCTCACCGGACGGCGCAGGGACTTGGTCGCCGACCGCACCCGCACAGTCAACCGGCTCCGCGCCCAACTCACCGGCATCTTCCCTGGCCTGGAGCGCGCGCTCGACCTCACCAACACCGGCCCGCTCATCTTGCTGACCGGCTACCAAACGCCGGCTGCCCTCCGCCGGATCGGCCGCAAGAGGCTGGAAACCTGGCTGCGCAACCGCAAGGCCCACCGCGCCGACCAACTGGCCGAGACAGCCTTCGAGGCCGCCGAGCGGCAGCACACCAGCCTGCCGGGCGAGAGGCTGACCGCCCGGATGGTGCACACGCTGGCGGCGGAGGTGATGGGTCTCAACCAGCAGGTCGCCGAGATCGACAAGCTCATCGAGGCCCGGTTTCGCGAGCACCACGACTTCGAAGTGATCACCAGCATGCCGGGCCTGGGCGTCATCCTTGGCGCCGAGTTCCTGGCCGCTACCGGCGGCGACATGAGCGTCTTCGGCACTCCCGACCGGCTCGCCGGCTTCGGCGGTGTCGCCCCGGCACCCCGGGACTCCGGGAAGATCAGCGGCAACCTGCGGCGCCCCCAGAGATACAACCGTAGGCTCCAACGCGTCTTCTACACCTCCGCCTTGTTCAGCATCCGAAGGTGCGAGGAGTCCCGCCGGTTCTACGACCGCAAACGAGCCGAGGGCAAGCGCCATACCCAGGCCGTCCTCGCTCTCGCACGGCGCCGCGTCAACGTTCTCTGGGCCCTCCTGCGGGACGGACGGTGTTACGAGCTCACGCCGCCGACGGCCCTCGCGGCTTGA
- a CDS encoding helix-turn-helix transcriptional regulator, translating into MDSDKDPAAENALGGFLRARRAQLRPEDTGLPTSGRRRVPGLRREEVATLAGVSTDYYMRLEQGRERHPSQQTLEAVARALQLEDEAVAHLYRVATPTTRRTRRAPRVERVGPHLRRLLDTWSDTPAFVLGHALDILARNRLAGALYAGFTHYDNLLRMTFLDPTAHGFYRDWDRAGESSVATLRRAAGFDPEDPRLRELVGELSMKSADFRVLWARHDVRGKTREAKLFHHAQVGDLELHYEAFTVNSAPTQQLIVYQAEPGSTSADALALLGSLSASPVPAQDTAMGTD; encoded by the coding sequence ATGGACTCAGACAAGGACCCCGCCGCCGAGAACGCGCTGGGAGGTTTCCTCCGCGCGCGGCGTGCCCAGCTGCGCCCCGAAGACACGGGACTTCCCACATCCGGCCGTCGCAGGGTGCCCGGTCTGCGCCGTGAAGAGGTCGCCACGCTCGCCGGGGTGAGCACCGACTACTACATGCGCCTGGAACAGGGCCGCGAACGGCACCCGTCCCAGCAGACACTCGAAGCCGTCGCGCGAGCTCTGCAACTGGAAGACGAAGCGGTGGCCCACCTGTACCGCGTGGCCACCCCGACCACGCGCCGTACGCGGCGCGCCCCCCGCGTCGAACGCGTCGGCCCACACCTGCGGCGACTCCTCGACACCTGGAGCGACACGCCCGCCTTCGTCCTGGGCCACGCCTTGGACATCCTGGCTCGCAACCGGCTCGCCGGCGCCCTGTACGCCGGCTTCACCCACTACGACAACCTGCTGCGCATGACGTTCCTGGACCCGACCGCGCACGGCTTCTACCGCGACTGGGACCGAGCCGGCGAATCGAGCGTGGCCACACTGCGGCGGGCGGCCGGCTTCGACCCCGAGGACCCGCGGCTGCGGGAGCTCGTCGGCGAACTGTCCATGAAGAGCGCTGACTTCCGCGTCCTGTGGGCGCGCCACGACGTGCGCGGCAAGACCCGCGAGGCCAAGCTCTTCCACCACGCCCAGGTCGGCGACCTGGAGCTCCACTACGAGGCCTTCACTGTCAACAGTGCCCCCACCCAGCAACTCATCGTCTACCAAGCCGAACCGGGCAGCACCTCCGCCGACGCCCTCGCCCTGCTCGGCTCGCTCAGTGCCAGCCCCGTGCCCGCGCAGGACACCGCGATGGGCACGGACTGA
- a CDS encoding helix-turn-helix transcriptional regulator — protein MSDTTPLGEFLRARREALKPQDVGLPEHGRRRVPGLRREEVAMLAGVSSDYYMRLEQGRENSPSPQVIDAVAAALHLDDEALDHLRRLTRAPQERRSVPAGHDRISPQLLQLLDSWPDTPAFVLGPALDILAHNALAAALHSGFQRFDNLARMVFLDPAGRSFYQDWEKGANSCVAEIRAAYGYDPDSPRITEVVYTLRAKSPEFAELWARHEVKGKTQQAKNLTHPEVGALEIQFSAFTVNDAPHQQLVVYQAESASVTAAAFAELRAIAARGESAQTVQDESGRALSDP, from the coding sequence ATGAGCGACACCACTCCTTTGGGAGAGTTCCTCAGAGCACGGCGCGAAGCCCTCAAGCCGCAGGATGTAGGCCTGCCGGAGCACGGCCGCAGGCGGGTACCGGGCCTGCGCCGCGAGGAAGTCGCCATGCTCGCGGGCGTGAGCTCCGACTACTACATGCGCCTGGAACAGGGCCGGGAGAACAGCCCGTCGCCCCAGGTGATCGACGCGGTCGCCGCCGCCCTCCACCTCGACGACGAGGCGCTCGACCACCTGCGCAGACTTACCCGGGCGCCTCAGGAACGCCGCAGCGTTCCCGCCGGTCACGACCGGATCAGCCCCCAGCTCCTCCAGCTGCTCGACAGCTGGCCCGACACCCCCGCCTTCGTCCTGGGACCGGCCCTGGACATCCTGGCGCACAATGCCCTCGCCGCGGCCCTGCACAGCGGATTCCAGCGGTTCGACAACCTGGCCCGCATGGTCTTCCTCGACCCGGCCGGGCGTTCCTTCTACCAGGATTGGGAGAAGGGCGCGAACTCCTGCGTCGCCGAAATTCGCGCGGCCTACGGATACGACCCCGATTCCCCGCGGATCACCGAAGTCGTCTACACGCTCCGCGCGAAGAGCCCGGAATTCGCTGAATTGTGGGCACGGCACGAGGTGAAGGGCAAGACCCAGCAGGCGAAGAACCTCACACACCCCGAGGTCGGCGCTCTGGAGATCCAGTTCTCGGCCTTCACGGTCAACGATGCCCCGCACCAGCAACTCGTTGTCTACCAGGCCGAGTCGGCCAGTGTCACCGCGGCTGCCTTCGCCGAACTCCGTGCCATCGCCGCCCGAGGGGAGTCCGCACAAACGGTGCAGGATGAATCCGGCCGAGCTCTCAGCGACCCCTGA
- a CDS encoding Atu4866 domain-containing protein: MTSNDTPRDPHLYVGMWVTADGFIRQELLPNGRYDEARGNRQSAYTGRYSVTGNHLDYVDDTGFTATGDIRDGVLFHEHLVLYREGDERARQGARP; the protein is encoded by the coding sequence ATGACCAGCAACGACACTCCCCGCGACCCGCACCTGTACGTCGGGATGTGGGTGACCGCGGACGGATTCATCCGCCAGGAACTGCTGCCGAACGGCCGCTACGACGAGGCCCGCGGCAACCGCCAGAGCGCCTACACCGGCCGTTACAGCGTCACGGGCAACCACCTCGACTACGTCGACGACACGGGCTTCACCGCCACCGGCGACATCCGCGACGGCGTTCTCTTCCACGAGCACCTGGTGCTCTACCGCGAGGGCGACGAGCGCGCCCGGCAGGGAGCCCGACCATGA
- a CDS encoding amidohydrolase family protein encodes MNVNDTTSAAVLDQLRRRPADTRRILFSGATIVTMNRDLGVIDCGDLLVEGDTITAVGPDLSAGDAVVVDATGTIITPGFVDTHRHAWEAQLRRIMPDVDDLGGYVMATLAGYATVYRPEDMYIGTKLAALTAIDSGITTMLDFSHNSRTREHSDAAIQALLDAGIRGVHASMGPHFGDWDRQWPGDLTRLKDQYFSSDDQLLTLRLAALATDEIGGPTLAYGRQLARVAQDLGIRVSVDAVFGRSSSEAVRRWAKDGILGPDVTLIHATGLTAEAWKAMGESGTTVALAPTSDAQIGLETAIPAVDEALSVGIRPGLSIDVEVALASDMFTQMRALHAIQRMRAVNAVYGTDRRQPSRITTYDVLDFATLQGACTNGLGGVTGSLTPGKKADLLVIQSEDINNMPLNDPIGTIVLGSDARNISAVLVNGEPRKWNGQVLDVDLPALRSEVHASREYVLNTPAA; translated from the coding sequence ATGAACGTCAACGACACGACCAGCGCTGCCGTCCTCGACCAGCTCCGGCGCCGGCCGGCCGACACGCGGCGCATCCTGTTCAGCGGCGCGACCATCGTCACCATGAACCGGGACCTCGGCGTCATCGACTGCGGCGACCTGCTCGTCGAGGGCGACACGATCACCGCGGTCGGCCCCGACCTCAGCGCGGGCGACGCCGTCGTCGTCGATGCCACCGGAACCATCATCACTCCCGGCTTCGTCGACACCCACCGGCACGCCTGGGAGGCCCAGCTGCGGCGGATCATGCCGGACGTCGACGATCTCGGCGGCTACGTCATGGCCACCCTGGCCGGCTACGCCACGGTCTACCGGCCCGAGGACATGTACATCGGCACCAAACTGGCCGCCCTGACCGCGATCGACAGCGGCATCACGACCATGCTCGACTTCTCCCACAACTCCCGCACCCGCGAGCACTCCGACGCCGCCATCCAGGCCCTCCTGGACGCCGGCATCCGCGGCGTGCACGCCTCCATGGGCCCGCACTTCGGCGACTGGGACCGGCAGTGGCCCGGCGACCTGACCCGGCTCAAGGACCAGTACTTCAGCAGCGACGATCAGCTGCTGACGCTGCGCCTGGCCGCCCTGGCCACCGACGAGATCGGGGGCCCCACTCTCGCGTACGGGCGGCAACTCGCCCGTGTTGCCCAGGACTTGGGGATCCGTGTGAGCGTGGACGCCGTCTTCGGCAGGTCGTCCTCCGAGGCCGTGCGGCGCTGGGCCAAGGACGGCATCCTCGGCCCCGACGTCACCCTCATCCACGCCACCGGACTGACCGCCGAGGCGTGGAAGGCGATGGGGGAGTCCGGGACCACCGTGGCGCTGGCCCCCACCTCCGACGCGCAGATCGGCCTGGAGACCGCGATCCCCGCCGTCGACGAGGCCCTGTCCGTCGGGATCCGCCCGGGCTTGAGCATCGATGTCGAAGTCGCCCTGGCCAGCGACATGTTCACGCAGATGCGGGCACTGCACGCCATCCAGCGAATGCGTGCGGTCAACGCCGTCTACGGCACCGACCGGCGGCAGCCCTCCCGGATCACCACGTACGACGTCCTGGACTTCGCCACCCTCCAAGGCGCCTGCACCAACGGCCTCGGGGGCGTCACCGGCTCACTCACCCCGGGCAAGAAGGCCGACCTGCTGGTCATCCAGTCCGAGGACATCAACAACATGCCGCTCAACGACCCGATCGGCACCATTGTGCTGGGCTCCGACGCCCGCAACATCAGCGCCGTCCTCGTCAACGGCGAACCCCGCAAGTGGAACGGCCAGGTCCTCGACGTCGACCTGCCCGCCCTGCGCAGCGAGGTGCACGCCTCGCGCGAGTACGTGCTGAACACCCCCGCCGCCTGA
- a CDS encoding MFS transporter produces MAGQMYTVLALLHPMAASFGTTPGQATWTATAFGFAHATGFLLAGPLSDRFGSRAVITARLVAASAATAGTSCPEPLGHPLAGVNPTRARPRV; encoded by the coding sequence ATGGCCGGCCAGATGTACACCGTCCTGGCTCTGCTGCACCCGATGGCCGCCTCGTTCGGCACCACACCGGGCCAGGCCACCTGGACCGCCACGGCGTTCGGCTTCGCCCACGCCACCGGATTCCTCCTCGCCGGCCCGCTGTCGGACCGCTTCGGGTCACGCGCCGTGATCACCGCCCGGCTGGTGGCCGCCAGCGCAGCCACCGCGGGGACTTCTTGCCCGGAACCACTGGGACACCCCCTCGCCGGAGTGAACCCGACGAGGGCTCGGCCACGCGTTTGA
- a CDS encoding SDR family NAD(P)-dependent oxidoreductase: MATPQHRIGSGFGAQSTTEEVLRGIDLTGKLAIVTGGYSGLGLETARALAGAGAHVVVPARRRAAAQEAVAAIDSVEVDELDLSYLASVRGFAERFIASGRSIDLLINNAGIMACPETRVGPGWEAQFATNHLGHYALVNRLWPAIARGGARVVTVSSSGHQFSDIHWDDVQFEHGYDKWQAYGQAKTANALFAIQLDALGRDAGVRAFSVHPGAIATQLARHVPREEMLAAGWIDEDGNVANAEFKTPDQGAATQVWAATSPQLAGMGGVYCEDCDIAEPAGEGELTGGVRAYATDPGQAARLWKFSAELTGVDAFAATV, translated from the coding sequence ATGGCAACTCCTCAGCACAGGATCGGGTCAGGCTTCGGAGCCCAGAGCACCACGGAGGAGGTCCTGCGCGGGATCGACCTGACCGGAAAGCTCGCGATCGTCACCGGCGGCTACTCGGGCCTTGGACTGGAGACGGCGCGGGCACTCGCCGGCGCCGGCGCCCATGTCGTGGTGCCCGCCCGGCGCCGCGCGGCCGCTCAGGAGGCGGTCGCCGCCATCGACAGCGTGGAGGTCGACGAACTGGATCTCTCCTACCTCGCAAGTGTCCGCGGTTTCGCCGAACGCTTCATCGCCTCCGGCCGCAGCATCGACTTGTTGATCAACAACGCCGGAATCATGGCCTGCCCGGAGACACGAGTCGGACCGGGCTGGGAAGCGCAGTTCGCGACCAACCACCTCGGCCACTACGCACTGGTCAACCGGCTCTGGCCGGCGATCGCGCGGGGCGGGGCGAGAGTCGTCACGGTGTCCTCCAGCGGCCACCAGTTCTCGGACATCCACTGGGACGACGTGCAGTTCGAGCACGGCTACGACAAGTGGCAGGCATACGGGCAGGCGAAGACTGCCAACGCACTGTTCGCCATACAGCTCGATGCGCTCGGCCGGGACGCCGGTGTGCGAGCGTTTTCGGTGCACCCCGGCGCCATTGCCACCCAGCTGGCGCGCCACGTGCCCAGGGAGGAGATGCTCGCTGCCGGCTGGATCGACGAGGACGGCAACGTGGCGAACGCCGAGTTCAAGACCCCGGACCAGGGTGCGGCGACGCAAGTGTGGGCAGCGACCTCCCCACAGCTGGCGGGCATGGGCGGCGTCTACTGCGAGGACTGCGACATCGCCGAGCCCGCGGGCGAGGGTGAGCTCACCGGGGGCGTACGCGCCTACGCGACTGACCCCGGGCAGGCGGCGCGGCTGTGGAAGTTCTCGGCCGAGCTCACAGGTGTCGACGCGTTCGCGGCAACCGTCTGA
- a CDS encoding HAD family hydrolase — protein sequence MIGEPAQPGAKKYVLFDVDGTLIDAVDNQRRVWRVWAERYGLDPDEVYQVALRTRPMETFAYVVPNRDPRECLAALHDLEDEDVRSGVYTAFDGASELLDALPPGSWALVTSNYEHRVRGRFARTGLSVPDVIVDAASVEEGKPSPVPYLLAAKRLGAQPEDCLVIEDAPSGVQSGLRAGMTVWGVNAPVAVDGVHRHFGSLGEAACDILAFASGTHPHQPEGSPAAE from the coding sequence GTGATCGGTGAACCTGCTCAGCCCGGAGCCAAGAAGTATGTCCTGTTCGATGTCGATGGCACGTTGATTGATGCCGTGGACAACCAGCGCCGGGTTTGGCGAGTCTGGGCCGAGCGATACGGGCTGGATCCCGATGAGGTCTACCAAGTGGCGCTGCGGACGAGGCCGATGGAGACCTTCGCGTATGTCGTTCCGAACCGTGACCCACGGGAGTGCCTGGCCGCGCTGCATGACCTGGAGGACGAGGACGTGCGGTCCGGCGTGTATACGGCGTTCGACGGTGCGTCTGAGCTGCTGGACGCTCTGCCCCCGGGGTCGTGGGCGCTGGTGACGTCGAATTACGAGCACCGGGTGCGCGGACGCTTTGCCAGGACCGGCTTGTCGGTCCCGGACGTCATCGTGGATGCTGCCTCCGTCGAGGAAGGCAAGCCCTCACCTGTCCCTTATCTGTTGGCTGCCAAGCGGCTCGGTGCCCAGCCGGAGGACTGTCTGGTTATCGAGGATGCCCCCTCCGGGGTGCAGTCCGGGCTGCGTGCCGGCATGACGGTGTGGGGGGTCAACGCTCCTGTTGCGGTGGATGGCGTACATCGTCACTTCGGGAGCCTGGGTGAAGCGGCCTGCGACATTCTCGCCTTTGCGTCCGGAACCCACCCTCACCAGCCGGAGGGATCGCCGGCAGCGGAATGA
- a CDS encoding polymorphic toxin-type HINT domain-containing protein: protein MHRNLRSRIATYVVALAMLFTGGMASTAPAAAAEKSRVERLAAIALKVAQYANCDRLPLLERPRCLKEFAGKAVKLGAGVGLFLFVTQDAMKDHGASFKEFDKNLKALEALKPLDLVDPTTVPDPAQQLKLLEQAVKTFKSAKPHLDKLGTNLAKADDLLGDQSGSLLTLTLLTVALGDYFPDYTPPKYPDAKPIFDFEKDLAELNAAFDQMNEGFAQMDRGLREMNAGVAEVNSGLSQANKGISKANKGMKEMNEGIVQANKGVKEANKHVPGIKKGAEKLRDMPGIDFDFSHIGDTWGAGSSGLDEAEQQRRMSLLLDLLPGVGDGKGVVEAIVGKDVVTGQRLGTKERVLGGLSVLHWLRAGDRLLTAEDVKKARKGEEAVTCNSFPGGTAVMMADGSRLPIDQVQVGDQVLASDPESGLAQAEPVTAHITGQGQKNLVDVTIRTDDGTATVTATEGHPFWVDDLEAWATAEQLEPGGWLRTSAGTRVQISAVRSWTDQHRTVHNLTVANLHTFYVLAGDTPLLVHNANGCGVWKSGFDALPKGKQPHVKEMSSVAEMRGAFDRWTAGAQRLPARGPKIPDVYKLADGTVIQWRTSSRSGGETIDIFPVTGKGMKVHLPDGQ from the coding sequence ATGCACCGCAATCTCAGATCAAGAATCGCGACGTACGTCGTCGCACTGGCCATGTTGTTCACCGGCGGTATGGCGTCCACGGCCCCGGCCGCGGCCGCGGAGAAAAGCCGCGTGGAGCGCTTGGCGGCCATCGCACTGAAGGTGGCGCAGTATGCGAACTGCGACCGTCTGCCGCTGCTCGAACGGCCACGATGCCTGAAGGAGTTCGCCGGAAAGGCGGTCAAACTCGGCGCCGGCGTCGGCCTGTTCCTGTTCGTCACACAGGACGCCATGAAGGACCACGGAGCGAGCTTCAAGGAGTTCGACAAGAACCTGAAGGCGCTGGAGGCCCTCAAGCCGCTGGACCTGGTGGACCCCACCACCGTCCCTGACCCTGCGCAGCAGCTGAAGCTCCTGGAACAGGCTGTCAAGACCTTCAAGAGCGCCAAACCCCACCTCGACAAGCTGGGTACCAACCTGGCCAAGGCGGATGATCTGCTGGGCGACCAGAGCGGCTCGCTGCTGACGCTCACCCTCCTGACCGTCGCGCTGGGGGACTACTTCCCGGACTACACACCACCGAAGTATCCGGACGCGAAGCCGATCTTCGACTTCGAGAAGGACCTCGCTGAACTCAACGCCGCCTTCGACCAGATGAACGAAGGCTTCGCGCAGATGGACCGCGGCCTGAGGGAGATGAACGCGGGCGTCGCCGAGGTCAACAGTGGCCTGTCCCAGGCCAACAAGGGCATCTCCAAGGCCAACAAGGGCATGAAGGAGATGAACGAGGGCATCGTCCAGGCCAACAAGGGTGTCAAGGAGGCCAACAAGCACGTACCCGGCATCAAGAAGGGTGCCGAGAAGCTCCGCGACATGCCGGGGATCGACTTCGACTTCTCCCATATCGGGGACACCTGGGGGGCCGGCTCCTCAGGTCTGGACGAGGCCGAACAGCAGCGCAGAATGTCATTGCTGCTGGACCTGCTGCCGGGTGTCGGTGACGGCAAGGGTGTCGTCGAGGCCATCGTCGGCAAGGACGTGGTAACCGGTCAGAGGCTCGGCACCAAGGAACGAGTACTCGGAGGGCTGTCCGTCCTGCACTGGCTGCGGGCCGGCGACCGTCTCCTGACCGCCGAGGACGTCAAGAAGGCCCGAAAGGGCGAGGAAGCCGTCACCTGCAACAGCTTTCCCGGCGGAACTGCGGTGATGATGGCAGACGGCTCACGCCTGCCCATCGACCAGGTACAGGTGGGCGACCAAGTGCTCGCCAGTGACCCGGAGAGCGGTCTAGCTCAGGCCGAGCCTGTCACTGCCCACATCACCGGCCAGGGCCAGAAGAACCTTGTCGACGTCACGATACGTACCGACGACGGCACTGCCACGGTCACCGCGACCGAAGGACACCCATTCTGGGTCGACGACCTCGAGGCGTGGGCCACGGCGGAGCAGCTGGAGCCGGGCGGGTGGCTACGCACCAGCGCGGGCACACGCGTCCAGATCAGCGCGGTCAGGTCGTGGACCGACCAGCACCGGACGGTCCACAACCTCACCGTTGCCAATCTGCACACCTTCTACGTACTGGCCGGCGACACGCCCCTTCTGGTGCACAACGCGAACGGCTGCGGTGTATGGAAGTCCGGCTTCGATGCCCTTCCGAAGGGGAAGCAGCCACACGTCAAGGAGATGTCGAGCGTCGCGGAGATGCGCGGGGCGTTCGATCGGTGGACCGCCGGTGCGCAGCGGCTGCCGGCCCGAGGGCCGAAGATCCCGGACGTCTACAAGCTTGCGGACGGAACGGTCATCCAGTGGCGTACTTCGTCCCGGTCCGGCGGAGAGACGATTGACATCTTCCCGGTCACCGGCAAAGGAATGAAGGTGCATCTACCCGATGGACAATGA
- a CDS encoding DUF6381 family protein, whose amino-acid sequence MSGSGESGSHVRQLRQEADALNKEAERATAPEERQRLQDKARKLLALSEQESAMAAGDIYPQE is encoded by the coding sequence ATGAGCGGTTCAGGCGAATCCGGGAGCCACGTCCGTCAACTGCGACAGGAGGCCGATGCCCTGAATAAGGAGGCGGAACGGGCGACCGCCCCGGAGGAGCGTCAGCGCCTCCAGGACAAGGCGAGGAAACTGCTCGCGCTGAGCGAGCAGGAGAGCGCCATGGCCGCTGGGGATATCTACCCCCAGGAGTAA